TGTTGATGTTTATGATAACATGTACCTGTTTAGCCCAGGAGCAGGGACAGAAAAGAAATTACCTGTACAATGAGTACCAGCGGAATGGGGGGAGCGCGGCATTCGCGGATATACTCAGCTGGCGCCGGCAGCGTCTGCAGGGCATAGCGGAGAAGATGAAAGCGCTGCCCGGGGAGAGCCGGAATATGTTGCTGAAGGATGCCGACAAGGCGATGCAGTTCAGCTGGCCTTCTTTGCCGGCTACGCTTTACCTGCAATTCCGTGATAACGGGAACCGGGTGAATTTTGAGAATGCCCAGTTCGAACGGCGGCGGGTATTGGCCTCGCTGGTAGCGGGAGAGCTGGCTGGCGGCAACGGAAAATATATGCCGCAGATAGTGAATGGGTTATGGTTGATACTGGAAGAGAGTACCTGGGTGTTACCGGCTCATGTGGGGGTTCAGAAAGCCGGCACAGACCTGCCAGATCCTGAAGAACCGGTGGTGGATCTTTTCGCAGGGGAAACGGCTGCTACGCTCAGCTGGGCGCAGTTTCTGCTACACGACAAGCTGGATAAACTTTCCCCGATGGTCAACAAACGGATCAGTTACGAACTGCAACACCGCATTGTAACTCCCTTCCTGCAGCGCCGGGATTTCTGGTGGATGGGCTGGGGAGGCCGCAGTGTGAATAACTGGAATATCTGGATCAATACGAATGTGCTTATTACTGCATTGCTGAGCGTAAATGATGCGGATATACGAAATAAAGTAATCGAGAAAACAATACAGAGCGCCGACAATTTTGTGAATGGTTATCCCAACGATGGCGGCTGCGATGAAGGCCCCAGCTACTGGGGGCATGCCGGAGGAAAACTGATAGAGTTTGTTGACCTGCTGAACAGCGCTTCCGGCCGGCGGCTCAGCTGGGGGAACAATGAGCTGATACATAGCATCGGCGCTTATATTTACAAAATGCATGTCGACAGCAGCCGGTTCGTGAACTTTGCCGATGCGTCCGCGATTACCATCCCGCCACCACATACGGTGTACCTTTATGGTAAAGCATTTAAAGATCCGCTGCTGACAAACTTCTCCGCTTATCTATGGCGATTGGAGAATCCTGATCCTACTCATATAAAAGCACCGTCGCTGGCATTTTTTATTTACAACCTCGAATGCCGTGATGATATGCTGAATGCAAAGGCAGCAGCTCCTTATGCAGCCGAGAACTGGCTGCCGGATCTGCAGGTATTATCGCTTCGTTCCAAAGCAGGTCAGCCACAGGGGCTGTTTTTTGCCGCGCAGGGTGGTCATAATGCAGAAAGTCACAATCACAACGATGTAGGAAATTTTGTGCTGTATATGGATGGTAAGCCGGCATTGATTGATGTGGGTGTAGGCACGTATACCAAACAAACATTCAGTGCCGACCGGTACAAGCTCTGGTATATGCAATCGCAGTGGCACAACTGTCCTACTATCAATGGAGTGCAGCAACAGGATGGCCGCCGCTTTCAGGCAAATAATGTACAGTACGGCAGGAATAAACTAAGCATGGATATAGCTGCCGCTTATCCGGAAGCAGCCATGGTACAGCAATGGAAACGAACCTTTACATTTAGTCCTGCTGCTACTACACTTACCTTACAGGAAGAATACCAGCTGAAGGAATGGAAAACCCCGTTCCTGCTGCATTTTGTGACCTGCCTGCCGGCGGACAATAGTACGCCCGGTAAAGTAGTGCTGCAGGGACCCGCTGCTAATATGGAGCTGAGTTATGATCCGGCTTTGTTTGAAGTGGTGGTGGAACGACAGGAAGTAAACGATGGCCGGCTGAGCCCTGTATGGGGCGATCATGTGACGCGGGTTAGTCTGAAAGCCCGTACCCAGGCCTTGTCGGGCAATCATAAGCTGATTTTTACGATGAAGCGCCGGTAGGGATAAGCAGCGTGTTTTTAAGAGAAAATAAATGATTTTTGCAAACGTTTGCATTAAATTAGTATTTTCACCTTCCGTTGTTCCGGTATAAGAGCAACAACGATTATCACGTTACCTGTTTAATTGTTACAATCATAAAAACGCAACAGATATTTATATGGCCACATTCGAATCAAGATATGCCAGCAGTCCTGCTGAAGTGAAACAAATGGATACTGCCGGGTTAAGGCGGGCTTTTTTAATCGACCGGATATTTGAAGCAGATCATATTCACTGGACGCATACTCACTACGACCGTTATCTTACCGGTGGCGCTATGCCAGTGAAAGGTCCGGTGGAGCTGGAAACAATAGACCTGCTGAAAGCCGGCTACTTCCTGGAGCGCAGGGAACTGGGAATGATCAATGTAGGAGGAGATGGGATAGTGGAAGTAGATGGAGAGCAATTTGAACTTGCATATAAAGAAGCACTGTACATCGGTAAGGGGAAACAGAAGGTGGTATTTCATAGCAGGAATGCGCAAACACCGGCCAAATTTTATCTGAATTCCACGCCTGCACATCATACCTATCCCACGCGCAGGGTGTCTGAAAAAGACGCAGAAGTGGTAACGCTGGGGACGCTGGAAACATCCAATCACCGTACGATTAACAAGTTGCTGGTAAACAGCGTGCTGGAAACCTGCCAACTGCAGATGGGAATGACAGAACTACAGGCAGGCAGTGTATGGAACACGATGCCCGCGCATACGCACGACAGAAGAATGGAGGTGTATTTTTATTTCGAAGTACCGGAAGCACAATCAGTTTGCCACTTTATGGGACAGCCGCAGGAAACACGCCATATCTGGATGCAGAATGAACAGGCAGTGATTTCTCCGCCCTGGTCGGTACATTCCGGAGCAGGTACCAGTAACTATACTTTTATCTGGGGAATGGCGGGAGAAAACCTGGACTATGGTGATATGGATCATTGCAAGATCACCGATTTACGTTAAAACTGATAATTGCTGCTATCATGATAAAACATTTTCTCGCAGGAAGCTTGCTGGGCTTGTTTCTCCTGCATGCCGGTCTTCCGGCGAAAGCCAACGGACCGTTTACAGGGAAGCATACAGCAGTAGCTGCGAACGACTTCAGCGCAGGAACCGTGCTGGGGCAGATGGAAAAAGTGGCGTCCTGGCAATGGCGTTATATCAGGGAAAGAGGCTGGAATCATGCACCTACCGACTGGACAAATGGTGCGATGTATGCCGGGATGATGTCGCTCGCTAAAGTAACCAGTAATCCGTTTTTCATCAATCGTCTGGTACAGGTAGGAAAAGAGAACGACTGGAATACGGGGCCCGACCGGTTTTTCGCCGATGAATATTGTGTTGGTCAATTGTATGCGCAGCTCAACACGGTGTTCAAAGATCCGGTGATGACGGACAGGTTCCGCAAACTGGCAGATAGTATTGCAGCACAGCCGCATAGCGAATCTCTGGAATGGAAGAACGGTATTCATCACCGGGAGTGGGCGTGGTGCGATGCCTTATTCATGGGCCCTCCTGCATTGGCCTACCTGAGCACATCCACAGGTGATGCCCGCTATCTGGAAACAGCGGATAAACTCTGGTGGAAAACCACCGATTACCTGTACAATAAGCAGGATAGTCTGTATTACCGTGATGGCAGTTATATAGGGAAGAAAGAAAAGAATGGCGCCAACGTATACTGGAGCAGGGGAAATGGCTGGGTAATGGGCGGTCTGGTGCGTGTAATGGAGAACATGCCGCAGGGATATGCCGGAAAGGCCCGTTTCGTGGAATTGTATAAACAGATGGCATACAAGATAGCAGCGTTGCAAACGCCAGATGGCACCTGGCATGCAAGTTTATTGGATCCTGCCAGCTATCCGGCGAAAGAAACAAGCGGCACCGGTTTCTACGTATATGCGTTGATGTGGGGAGTGAATAATGGCCTGCTGCCGGAGAAAGAGTTTCTGCCGGTAATACAGAAAGGATGGGAAGCGCTCACCGGTTGTGTGCACCCTAACGGGAAACTGGGCTTTGTACAGGAAATAGGCGCAGCCCCGGGAAAAACTACAACCGATGATACAGAGGTATATGGCGTAGGTGCGTTCCTGTTAGCCGGATCGGAGATGATCAAATACGACTTGCACAAACATACTGTACCAGCTGTAATCATTTCCAACAATACAGGTATCAGCAGAGAGGAAGAAGTGATAGAAATCCCCTATGCACAGTTTGCCGGCAGATTTGGTAAACAACTGAAGAAAGCATTTAAGGTGATAGATGTGGTAAAAGGCACAGAAATTCCCTACCAGGTTACCTATGAAGGAACTAAGGAGCCGAAGAAGATATTATTGCAGGTGACGTTACCGGCAGCATCTGCCATCAGAGCGGGAGTGGAAGAAGGTACTCCTGCACCGGTAAAAACGCAGGCATACGGCCGTTATGTGCCCGAACGTAAAGATGATTATGCCTGGGAAAATAACAGGATGGCTTACCGGATGTACGGAAAGGCATTGGAGCAGGTGCCGAAGGAAATGGCCTATGGCATTGATGTATGGGCGAAGCGCACCACAGAGATGGTGATAGATACCTGGTATAAACTGGATAATTACCATCACGATAATGGCCAGGGCCTTGATTTCTATAGCGTAGGACTGACGCTGGGAGCAGGGGATACGGCTCCTTATGGGAAGGATACTATTTATTATCCAAAGAACTACCGCCAGTGGAAAACGCTCGACAATGGCCCGCTGCGTACATCTTTCGCGTTGACATACGATAGCTGGCAGGTGGGTAATATAGCCGTTGCCGTTACCAAAACCATTACACTGGATGCAGGCTCTCAGCTGAACCGGATGGATATGGAGTATAAATTCAAAGGCAGTACGCTGCCGGTAGTAACGGGAATCGTTAAACGAAAAGAACCCGGTGCGGTATTACTGGATGAAAAAAATGGTGTAATGGGATATTGGGAGCCGATGCATGGAGAAGACGGAACCATTGGAACAGCCTGTGTTTTCCCGGATGAAGCCTCAGGTCTTCAGACAAACCGGGTACATTTACTGAGGGAAAGTATTGCTGATAACGGGAAGCCATATACGTATTATTTCGGTGCAGCCTGGAGTAAAGGCGGGCATATCCCATCGGCGGAGGCCTGGTTCAGCTATCTGGAAAATTTCTCGCAAAAAATCAGACAACCGTTAACAATCACTATTCAATAACTGCCTCCTGACAACTGGAGCGTTTCAAAATATTTGTAATGGAATTATTTCAATTAAGTGGTAAAACAGCCCTGGTAACGGGTTGTAAAAGGGGAATAGGAAAAGCAATGGCCGTAGCGCTGGCATCGGCCGGTGCGGACATCATTGGGGTATCGGCATCGCTGGAACTGAATGGGAGTGAGGTAGAGAAAGAAGTAAAGGCGCTGGGCCGCAATTTTAAAGCGTACCAGTGCGACTTCTCCAACAGGGAGGCGCTATATAGCTTTATCCGGCAACTGGAGCAGGAGGTACCGGTAGTGGATATACTCGTGAATAATGCAGGAACCATACTCAGGAAGCCGGCAGCAGAGCATCCGGATGAATATTGGGACAACGTGATCAATACCAACCTCAATGCTCAATTTATCATGACCCGGGAGATCGGCAAAGGAATGATTGCGCGTGGATCCGGAAAGATTATCTTTACAGCATCCCTGCTCACTTTCCAGGGAGGAATCAATGTTCCCGGATATGCTGCCAGCAAAGGAGCCGTAGGCTCGCTGGTGAAAGCATTTGCGAATGAATGGGCATCAAAAGGAGTGAATGTCAACGCGATTGCGCCGGGATATATCGCCACGGATAATACAGCGGCGTTGAGAGCCGATCAACAGCGCAGCACTTCTATTCTGGATCGCATTCCGGCGGCGCGCTGGGGCGAGCCTGCCGACTTTGCAGGGCCTGTGATCTTCCTCGCTTCCAAAGCAGCGGATTATGTACATGGAACCATACTGACCGTGGATGGTGGCTGGATGGGAAGATAACAGAATATTTACTGCT
The genomic region above belongs to Chitinophaga sp. 180180018-3 and contains:
- a CDS encoding heparinase II/III family protein — translated: MYIKHALAAFLLMFMITCTCLAQEQGQKRNYLYNEYQRNGGSAAFADILSWRRQRLQGIAEKMKALPGESRNMLLKDADKAMQFSWPSLPATLYLQFRDNGNRVNFENAQFERRRVLASLVAGELAGGNGKYMPQIVNGLWLILEESTWVLPAHVGVQKAGTDLPDPEEPVVDLFAGETAATLSWAQFLLHDKLDKLSPMVNKRISYELQHRIVTPFLQRRDFWWMGWGGRSVNNWNIWINTNVLITALLSVNDADIRNKVIEKTIQSADNFVNGYPNDGGCDEGPSYWGHAGGKLIEFVDLLNSASGRRLSWGNNELIHSIGAYIYKMHVDSSRFVNFADASAITIPPPHTVYLYGKAFKDPLLTNFSAYLWRLENPDPTHIKAPSLAFFIYNLECRDDMLNAKAAAPYAAENWLPDLQVLSLRSKAGQPQGLFFAAQGGHNAESHNHNDVGNFVLYMDGKPALIDVGVGTYTKQTFSADRYKLWYMQSQWHNCPTINGVQQQDGRRFQANNVQYGRNKLSMDIAAAYPEAAMVQQWKRTFTFSPAATTLTLQEEYQLKEWKTPFLLHFVTCLPADNSTPGKVVLQGPAANMELSYDPALFEVVVERQEVNDGRLSPVWGDHVTRVSLKARTQALSGNHKLIFTMKRR
- a CDS encoding SDR family NAD(P)-dependent oxidoreductase, coding for MELFQLSGKTALVTGCKRGIGKAMAVALASAGADIIGVSASLELNGSEVEKEVKALGRNFKAYQCDFSNREALYSFIRQLEQEVPVVDILVNNAGTILRKPAAEHPDEYWDNVINTNLNAQFIMTREIGKGMIARGSGKIIFTASLLTFQGGINVPGYAASKGAVGSLVKAFANEWASKGVNVNAIAPGYIATDNTAALRADQQRSTSILDRIPAARWGEPADFAGPVIFLASKAADYVHGTILTVDGGWMGR
- the kduI gene encoding 5-dehydro-4-deoxy-D-glucuronate isomerase, with the translated sequence MATFESRYASSPAEVKQMDTAGLRRAFLIDRIFEADHIHWTHTHYDRYLTGGAMPVKGPVELETIDLLKAGYFLERRELGMINVGGDGIVEVDGEQFELAYKEALYIGKGKQKVVFHSRNAQTPAKFYLNSTPAHHTYPTRRVSEKDAEVVTLGTLETSNHRTINKLLVNSVLETCQLQMGMTELQAGSVWNTMPAHTHDRRMEVYFYFEVPEAQSVCHFMGQPQETRHIWMQNEQAVISPPWSVHSGAGTSNYTFIWGMAGENLDYGDMDHCKITDLR
- a CDS encoding DUF4861 family protein, with amino-acid sequence MIKHFLAGSLLGLFLLHAGLPAKANGPFTGKHTAVAANDFSAGTVLGQMEKVASWQWRYIRERGWNHAPTDWTNGAMYAGMMSLAKVTSNPFFINRLVQVGKENDWNTGPDRFFADEYCVGQLYAQLNTVFKDPVMTDRFRKLADSIAAQPHSESLEWKNGIHHREWAWCDALFMGPPALAYLSTSTGDARYLETADKLWWKTTDYLYNKQDSLYYRDGSYIGKKEKNGANVYWSRGNGWVMGGLVRVMENMPQGYAGKARFVELYKQMAYKIAALQTPDGTWHASLLDPASYPAKETSGTGFYVYALMWGVNNGLLPEKEFLPVIQKGWEALTGCVHPNGKLGFVQEIGAAPGKTTTDDTEVYGVGAFLLAGSEMIKYDLHKHTVPAVIISNNTGISREEEVIEIPYAQFAGRFGKQLKKAFKVIDVVKGTEIPYQVTYEGTKEPKKILLQVTLPAASAIRAGVEEGTPAPVKTQAYGRYVPERKDDYAWENNRMAYRMYGKALEQVPKEMAYGIDVWAKRTTEMVIDTWYKLDNYHHDNGQGLDFYSVGLTLGAGDTAPYGKDTIYYPKNYRQWKTLDNGPLRTSFALTYDSWQVGNIAVAVTKTITLDAGSQLNRMDMEYKFKGSTLPVVTGIVKRKEPGAVLLDEKNGVMGYWEPMHGEDGTIGTACVFPDEASGLQTNRVHLLRESIADNGKPYTYYFGAAWSKGGHIPSAEAWFSYLENFSQKIRQPLTITIQ